One Spirochaeta africana DSM 8902 genomic window carries:
- a CDS encoding tetratricopeptide repeat-containing diguanylate cyclase, with amino-acid sequence MSSSHTDDSQLDYESLLIRRVFQSARNGESGVVFLQSPDPDRMHQRLDPIIAQHIGTTSVLGCTLQQKSYAPYFPFLDWAGSLLTPTQQSQALSAAYSLHHPVFSDYFHSRSPHRHDEVLLHETGFEQREMTGAIVQLLRAIQPETPFCVYLRNIQLLPHSSIDVLCELLADPPRSMVLICSLLPLGIATHGVDSSRWQELLQAAEKAGLLLSYHETAAADVRTPRPRIGNLAGRLENAANAFHFLCYRDCADQLREVQQLAEEQSLRVSPENRIRTALLSGMSHYYLNEPEQAITELHRYLSLAQQRGQQADISNAYRCIALVYLQKDNIQAAQSMANHALSIAEAIEDDAVICFALFVRYLIEGRIRSMPPDDFRELYYRLIKLVHRQRLANTEAFVCINPYNLYSNYTEQEHLTHQRGMRIARRLGNTYMLAAGYQLQGLAFSVQGDYRRVISNYKKSLRLKQQLGVELELSYINNGLGFYYFMTAEFDKAQKSFDTALQLLRHQHDHHETAMTLFNLGENAFFADEFEYALSCLEHCLELMQAIEREHLAFHSRYCILSLFGLACIKTGRVARAWQVLLTIETHQLEPLPGKNEETCYFQYLQALLRAGSGDWAQARDCFTTALRLIDASGEYIGYIKPRLLLETAVAARRYNDQQLANDCLHECQSGMHGLIEGVYWHAAEAVRNGQPDYRIGFSPRTRRSDIDWVAATARVQRHVRSLQRRINEIHFINLLQSVRHRTIEYSDFVHSCMDVLYNNLGIFRALYFHADPDGGVSLQYARPSAITEVTSYQQTISLVKGLEFERLILPGSSQRIPEELQAHWVYAAPIRLAQPQGERITGYLILAGTESTLSLVHDQRRIYSIARTIIEDSLLSLYQRDRILEQNHELREKNRLLTELSQTDYLTGLYNRGSLYSRITQELQRIARYGQGPGRSLLVLFIDLDNFKYYNDSFGHSVGDDLIRYAGQLLQESCRETDTAYRFGGDEFIILMPESTIEGGLRLARRIIRQIEHHDMFLETIRRRTGADPQIPAERQLSCSIGISSSSMASEAVDRSDTAAGNTDYLIRMADEAVYAAKKSGKGNVVVYRPQA; translated from the coding sequence ATGAGCAGCTCGCACACTGACGACAGCCAACTTGATTATGAATCACTGCTGATCCGGCGTGTCTTTCAGTCAGCCCGAAACGGCGAGTCCGGTGTTGTTTTCCTGCAGTCACCAGATCCGGATCGGATGCACCAACGTCTCGATCCGATAATTGCTCAACACATCGGCACTACATCAGTGCTTGGCTGTACACTGCAGCAAAAAAGCTATGCCCCCTACTTCCCGTTCCTGGACTGGGCTGGATCACTGCTCACTCCGACACAGCAAAGCCAGGCTCTTTCTGCCGCGTATTCGCTGCACCATCCTGTTTTTTCAGACTACTTTCACTCCCGGTCACCACATCGCCATGATGAGGTACTGCTCCATGAAACAGGGTTTGAACAACGGGAGATGACCGGTGCCATTGTTCAGCTCCTCCGGGCCATTCAACCCGAGACACCCTTTTGTGTATACCTGCGCAATATCCAGCTGCTACCGCACTCCAGTATCGATGTTCTCTGTGAGCTACTGGCCGACCCGCCCCGTTCGATGGTCCTGATATGCAGCCTGCTGCCATTGGGCATCGCCACCCACGGAGTCGATTCGAGCCGCTGGCAGGAGCTGCTGCAGGCAGCGGAAAAGGCCGGGCTCCTGCTCAGCTATCATGAGACAGCCGCTGCTGATGTACGCACACCCCGCCCTCGCATCGGCAACCTCGCCGGCCGGCTGGAAAACGCCGCCAATGCATTTCATTTTCTGTGTTACCGGGATTGTGCTGATCAATTGCGCGAGGTTCAACAGCTTGCCGAGGAGCAGTCACTGCGAGTTTCACCGGAGAACCGGATCAGAACCGCACTCCTCTCCGGGATGAGCCATTACTACCTTAATGAGCCCGAACAGGCCATCACCGAGCTGCATCGCTATCTGTCACTGGCTCAGCAGCGCGGTCAGCAAGCCGATATCAGTAATGCCTATCGCTGTATTGCCTTGGTGTATCTGCAGAAAGACAATATCCAGGCAGCCCAGAGCATGGCCAATCATGCCCTGAGCATTGCCGAGGCTATAGAGGACGATGCGGTAATCTGCTTTGCCCTGTTTGTACGCTACCTGATCGAGGGGAGAATCCGCTCGATGCCGCCGGATGATTTTCGAGAACTGTACTACCGCCTTATCAAGCTGGTACACCGTCAGCGACTGGCCAACACCGAGGCCTTTGTGTGCATCAATCCGTATAATCTTTACAGCAACTATACCGAACAGGAGCATCTTACCCATCAACGCGGGATGCGTATTGCCCGTCGCCTTGGCAACACCTATATGCTGGCTGCAGGATACCAGCTGCAAGGGCTGGCGTTTTCGGTTCAGGGTGACTACCGACGGGTAATCAGCAACTATAAAAAAAGCCTCCGGCTCAAGCAACAGCTTGGTGTCGAGCTGGAACTGAGTTATATAAACAACGGACTTGGCTTTTATTACTTTATGACGGCCGAGTTTGACAAGGCACAGAAATCGTTTGATACCGCACTGCAGCTCCTGCGCCATCAGCATGATCACCATGAAACCGCCATGACACTTTTCAACCTGGGGGAGAATGCCTTCTTTGCCGATGAGTTCGAGTATGCGCTCAGCTGTCTTGAACACTGTCTGGAGCTGATGCAGGCGATAGAACGTGAGCATCTGGCATTTCATTCCCGTTACTGCATCCTGTCCCTGTTCGGCCTGGCATGTATAAAAACCGGGCGGGTTGCCCGGGCCTGGCAGGTACTGCTGACAATAGAAACCCATCAGCTTGAACCCTTACCCGGTAAAAACGAGGAAACATGCTATTTCCAGTATCTGCAAGCCCTGCTCCGTGCTGGCTCTGGTGACTGGGCACAGGCCAGGGATTGCTTTACCACTGCCCTGCGACTGATAGACGCCTCCGGTGAGTATATCGGCTACATCAAGCCGCGACTGCTGCTGGAGACCGCCGTTGCTGCGCGGCGTTACAATGACCAGCAGCTTGCCAATGATTGTCTGCATGAGTGTCAGTCAGGGATGCATGGCCTGATCGAGGGGGTCTACTGGCATGCTGCTGAGGCGGTTCGCAACGGGCAGCCGGACTATCGCATCGGGTTTTCCCCACGTACCAGACGCTCCGATATAGACTGGGTGGCCGCGACAGCACGGGTACAGCGACACGTCCGCAGCCTGCAGCGGCGCATTAACGAGATACATTTCATCAACCTGCTGCAGTCTGTACGCCATCGTACCATCGAATACAGTGATTTTGTGCACAGCTGTATGGATGTACTGTACAACAACCTCGGTATCTTCCGGGCATTGTATTTCCATGCCGACCCGGATGGTGGGGTTTCCCTGCAATATGCGCGACCTTCTGCGATCACCGAGGTTACCAGCTACCAGCAAACAATCTCATTGGTAAAAGGGCTTGAATTCGAGCGCCTGATTCTGCCCGGAAGCTCACAGCGGATACCGGAAGAGCTGCAGGCACACTGGGTATACGCCGCACCGATACGCCTGGCACAGCCGCAAGGCGAACGGATTACCGGGTATCTCATCCTTGCCGGCACCGAGTCTACCCTGTCTCTGGTACATGATCAGCGCAGGATTTACTCGATTGCACGTACGATAATCGAGGATTCTCTGCTGTCCCTGTATCAGCGTGACCGAATCCTGGAGCAGAACCATGAGCTGCGTGAGAAAAACCGTCTGTTGACCGAACTGAGTCAGACCGACTATCTGACCGGGCTGTACAATCGCGGCAGCCTGTATTCCCGCATCACCCAGGAACTGCAGCGGATAGCCCGCTACGGTCAGGGACCAGGCCGCTCGCTGCTGGTACTGTTCATAGATCTGGATAATTTCAAGTACTACAACGACAGCTTTGGGCATAGCGTGGGAGATGATCTGATCAGATATGCGGGACAGCTGCTGCAGGAATCCTGCAGAGAAACCGACACAGCCTACCGTTTTGGTGGCGATGAATTCATTATCCTGATGCCGGAAAGCACCATAGAGGGTGGACTGCGGCTGGCCAGACGGATTATCCGCCAGATAGAACACCATGACATGTTTCTGGAAACTATCCGCCGCAGAACTGGCGCTGACCCGCAGATACCGGCAGAACGCCAGTTGAGTTGCTCAATCGGTATCAGCAGTTCAAGCATGGCAAGCGAGGCCGTCGATCGCAGCGATACGGCTGCCGGCAACACTGATTATCTTATCCGGATGGCAGACGAGGCTGTGTACGCCGCCAAGAAAAGCGGCAAAGGGAATGTAGTGGTATACCGGCCGCAGGCGTAG
- a CDS encoding MarR family winged helix-turn-helix transcriptional regulator: MVPSSDIRNEVYQHLRKIFQALSIHSKQLNKRFGLTGPQLMLLKAIASQAHPTIGNLAQSVSLSQATVTSILDRLENRGLVQRTRSEVDKRRVLVTLTDSANAILAENPTIFQEDFSRRFDKLPEWQQQMILSSLELTSSLMETDKIPVDPAIAESF; the protein is encoded by the coding sequence ATGGTTCCCAGTTCAGATATCCGTAACGAAGTCTACCAGCATCTTCGCAAGATATTTCAAGCGTTGTCGATACACTCAAAACAGCTGAACAAGCGCTTCGGACTGACCGGTCCCCAGCTGATGCTGCTAAAGGCGATTGCCTCGCAGGCCCATCCCACAATCGGCAATCTGGCACAATCAGTATCGCTGAGCCAGGCAACCGTCACCAGCATTCTTGATCGACTGGAGAACCGCGGGCTTGTACAGCGGACGCGCAGCGAGGTCGACAAACGACGGGTACTGGTAACCCTTACCGATTCTGCCAACGCCATTCTGGCGGAAAACCCTACCATCTTTCAGGAAGACTTTTCCCGTCGCTTTGATAAGCTACCGGAGTGGCAGCAGCAGATGATACTGTCCTCGCTGGAGCTCACCTCCAGCCTGATGGAAACCGACAAGATTCCGGTAGATCCCGCAATAGCCGAAAGTTTCTGA
- the proV gene encoding glycine betaine/L-proline ABC transporter ATP-binding protein ProV: protein MEKNTETNPERKVKIRIEGVYKIFGRHPERARKMVKEGFSKEEILEKTGCAVGVADASFDIYEGETLVVMGLSGSGKSTLIRTVNRLIDPTFGKIYIDDEDITAMGEDRLREIRRKKFGMVFQSFALFPHRTVLDNAMFGLEIQGVALQERREKALRALSQVGLAGWEDYYPANLSGGMKQRVGLARALAIEPDVLLMDEAFSALDPLIRTDMQDELLSLESEVHKTILFITHDLDEALKMGDRIVLMKDGKVVQIGTPEEILMNPASDYVAKFVENVDVTKVLTARDVMRRHTPVAFVKDGPRVALHKMKDNGISGIFITRQNHELVGHVTADRAAEAAKREEKWLEHITIADECSTVQLDTPVKDIFPLVSSSPNPIAVVNERNILQGVIVRGSVLAALAEGDNDNE from the coding sequence ATGGAAAAGAATACAGAAACAAACCCCGAGCGAAAAGTAAAAATTCGCATAGAGGGTGTGTACAAGATTTTCGGGCGTCATCCTGAGCGTGCCCGCAAGATGGTCAAGGAAGGTTTCAGCAAGGAAGAAATCCTGGAAAAGACAGGATGTGCAGTCGGGGTTGCCGACGCCTCTTTTGACATATACGAAGGGGAAACCCTGGTCGTGATGGGATTGTCCGGATCGGGTAAGTCAACCCTGATCCGTACGGTAAATCGACTCATCGACCCTACCTTCGGGAAGATATATATCGATGACGAAGACATCACCGCGATGGGCGAGGATCGTCTGCGCGAAATTCGACGAAAAAAATTCGGCATGGTGTTCCAGAGTTTTGCACTCTTCCCGCATCGGACCGTGCTGGATAACGCCATGTTCGGTCTGGAGATTCAGGGCGTAGCCCTGCAAGAGCGGCGTGAAAAGGCATTGCGTGCCTTGTCGCAGGTCGGTCTGGCGGGGTGGGAGGATTACTATCCGGCCAACCTTTCCGGCGGAATGAAGCAGCGTGTCGGTCTGGCCCGTGCACTGGCAATAGAACCGGATGTTCTGTTGATGGACGAGGCGTTCAGTGCGCTGGACCCGCTCATTCGTACCGATATGCAGGATGAGCTGCTTTCCCTTGAAAGTGAGGTGCACAAGACCATCCTGTTTATCACCCACGACCTTGACGAGGCTTTGAAGATGGGCGACCGGATCGTCTTGATGAAAGACGGCAAGGTCGTCCAGATCGGTACCCCCGAGGAAATCCTTATGAACCCTGCCTCGGACTACGTTGCCAAATTTGTGGAGAATGTTGATGTTACCAAGGTGTTGACTGCTCGTGATGTGATGCGGCGACACACCCCGGTTGCGTTTGTAAAGGATGGACCACGGGTTGCACTGCACAAGATGAAAGACAACGGGATATCCGGAATCTTCATCACCCGACAGAACCACGAGCTGGTTGGTCATGTCACGGCCGACCGTGCTGCCGAGGCAGCCAAACGTGAAGAGAAATGGCTGGAGCACATTACCATTGCCGATGAGTGTTCAACTGTACAGCTTGATACCCCGGTCAAGGATATCTTTCCGCTGGTATCTTCCAGCCCGAATCCGATCGCGGTGGTAAACGAGCGAAATATTCTGCAAGGGGTAATTGTTCGCGGTTCGGTGCTGGCTGCTCTTGCTGAAGGAGACAATGACAATGAATGA
- a CDS encoding ABC transporter permease: protein MNESQNIFQTLASWFTDGLPLAQWIDTFLRFLTDNISWLTRGISRFVSSGINGLVDILMFPGPFMMILILTALAVLAALPDTKAALNEGGTQRRRWQSKLKIVLKSNGLAFFTFVGMWLIVNLNLWSQTMSTLALVLVSTAIAVALGLPLGILAALNKTFFQIVKPVLDFMQTMPAFVYLIPAIPFFGLGPVSASFATVIFSIPPAIRLTALGIKQIDKEMIEASDSFGSTTLQKLTKVQMPLAMPTIMAGVNQTIMLALSMVVIAAMIGAGGLGSEVWRAIQRLRPGEGFVAGLAVVILAIVLDRLTQKISRSK from the coding sequence ATGAATGAGTCACAAAATATATTTCAGACACTTGCATCCTGGTTTACCGACGGTCTGCCGCTGGCGCAGTGGATCGACACCTTCCTGCGGTTTTTGACCGATAACATTTCCTGGCTGACACGCGGGATTTCCCGGTTTGTGTCCAGCGGAATCAATGGACTGGTGGATATCCTGATGTTCCCCGGTCCGTTCATGATGATTCTGATTCTCACCGCGCTGGCAGTCCTTGCAGCGTTGCCTGATACAAAGGCGGCACTGAATGAGGGTGGCACCCAGCGTCGTCGCTGGCAAAGCAAGCTGAAGATTGTGCTGAAAAGTAATGGTCTGGCCTTTTTTACCTTTGTCGGGATGTGGCTGATTGTGAATCTGAATCTCTGGAGCCAGACAATGTCGACCCTGGCGCTGGTGCTGGTCAGCACCGCTATCGCCGTTGCCCTGGGGCTTCCGCTGGGTATTCTGGCCGCATTGAACAAGACATTTTTCCAGATCGTGAAACCGGTACTGGACTTTATGCAGACCATGCCGGCCTTCGTATACCTGATCCCGGCGATTCCGTTTTTCGGACTGGGGCCGGTTTCGGCGAGCTTTGCGACGGTAATTTTCTCGATTCCCCCGGCGATTCGACTGACCGCCCTGGGAATCAAGCAGATTGACAAGGAGATGATCGAGGCATCGGATTCCTTCGGTTCCACAACACTGCAAAAACTGACCAAGGTCCAGATGCCGCTGGCTATGCCGACCATAATGGCCGGGGTAAACCAGACCATCATGCTTGCCCTGTCAATGGTGGTTATCGCAGCCATGATTGGTGCTGGCGGTCTGGGCTCCGAGGTATGGCGCGCCATTCAGCGTCTGCGCCCTGGTGAGGGTTTTGTAGCGGGTCTGGCAGTTGTTATTCTGGCGATCGTACTCGACCGGCTCACCCAGAAGATCAGTCGTTCAAAGTAA
- a CDS encoding glycine betaine ABC transporter substrate-binding protein translates to MKKAMRHTAVAAAVLVIAAALVFAGCAPAEDEQEVTLLYVEWVGEVASTYVAAVVLEEMGYEVDTISVSAAAMWEGIASGDGDAMTSAWLPGTHGAYLEQTQDRVEEVGVVMTGARIGLMVPTYVDIDTVADLEEYADRFDNRIVGIDPGAGLMSATEEALEVYGLDSIDLLEGSDATMVAALEDAYRNEEWVVVTGWTPHVKEARFDLKYLEDPELVFGEEEYVASIVRSGLADEKPEVYEFFTNFSWSVEAFADLMLWNDEPGSDPYANAQRWVEENRSLVDSWIN, encoded by the coding sequence ATGAAAAAAGCAATGCGACACACCGCAGTGGCAGCCGCTGTCTTGGTAATTGCTGCTGCACTGGTATTTGCCGGATGCGCACCGGCTGAAGACGAGCAGGAAGTAACCCTGCTGTACGTTGAGTGGGTTGGCGAAGTAGCCTCCACCTATGTTGCCGCAGTGGTTCTGGAAGAAATGGGCTACGAAGTAGACACCATCTCGGTCAGCGCCGCCGCAATGTGGGAAGGTATCGCCAGCGGAGATGGTGATGCAATGACCTCAGCATGGCTGCCTGGTACCCACGGTGCCTATCTTGAGCAGACCCAGGACCGCGTCGAAGAGGTCGGGGTAGTGATGACTGGTGCTCGCATCGGTCTGATGGTGCCGACCTATGTTGACATTGATACGGTTGCCGATCTTGAGGAATATGCAGATCGCTTTGACAACCGGATTGTCGGTATTGATCCCGGCGCCGGGCTGATGAGCGCCACCGAAGAGGCCCTCGAGGTATATGGCCTTGACAGCATTGATCTGCTTGAAGGAAGCGACGCTACCATGGTAGCTGCACTTGAAGATGCCTACCGCAACGAGGAATGGGTGGTGGTCACCGGCTGGACCCCGCACGTTAAAGAAGCCCGCTTTGATCTGAAGTATCTGGAAGATCCCGAGCTGGTATTCGGCGAGGAAGAATACGTTGCCTCGATTGTTCGCAGCGGCCTGGCCGACGAAAAACCGGAGGTTTACGAGTTTTTTACCAATTTCAGCTGGTCGGTAGAAGCGTTTGCTGACCTGATGCTGTGGAATGACGAACCGGGTTCTGATCCCTATGCCAACGCACAGCGCTGGGTAGAGGAAAACCGAAGCCTGGTTGATTCCTGGATCAACTAA
- the hemW gene encoding radical SAM family heme chaperone HemW, with product MRRPYSPLSPEQQAAYRDLAIGRTIYPHPLTETSVYVHIPFCSSRCRYCDFYFETGWSPAVLNRTLARIIEEAAFFMQHCSTPKVRTLYIGGGTPSVIPPSLLEDFLGKLSAVLQLDPHTCSEWSFEANPENITPELLQVLKKAGVTRLSIGIQSFSDHLLRTLTRRAYSSSISSALQLVSRNWTSADHTYSIDLISGIPGQTAADITLDLQQLQRWQPDHVSHYTLTVEPQTPLHQMIERGDLKLPEQDSLWEQLHLGLQQSGYEHYEISNYARDKRYSRHNIAYWQMRPYIGLGPGAVGTIPLTDHDGIGFPGRLTNPDLFHYSAPSCPSWRHEIEPLNPADMFTDYCITGLRTIWGISRRDLIASFGSGVLEILQEFMHGQEDLFESDDQDAIRCTARGRLLLNQVIRHGLGNIAASPHRSLPDRIHWPPVQTAAG from the coding sequence ATGCGACGCCCCTACTCGCCACTTTCCCCGGAACAACAGGCTGCGTACCGAGACCTTGCAATCGGCCGCACGATATATCCCCACCCGTTGACAGAAACCTCGGTGTATGTCCACATACCATTCTGTTCCAGTCGCTGCCGCTATTGTGATTTCTATTTCGAAACCGGATGGTCTCCCGCAGTCCTGAATCGTACCCTGGCGCGAATCATCGAGGAGGCTGCTTTTTTCATGCAGCACTGCAGCACCCCGAAGGTGCGCACCCTGTATATTGGCGGAGGCACACCCAGTGTGATTCCGCCATCCCTGCTGGAGGACTTCCTCGGGAAACTGTCGGCCGTACTGCAGCTGGATCCTCACACCTGCAGCGAGTGGAGTTTCGAGGCCAATCCGGAGAATATCACCCCGGAGCTGTTACAGGTGTTGAAAAAAGCAGGGGTTACCCGGTTGAGCATTGGCATACAGAGCTTTTCGGATCATCTGTTGCGTACGCTGACCAGAAGAGCCTATTCTTCCTCAATATCCTCAGCCCTGCAGCTGGTTAGTCGTAACTGGACATCTGCGGATCACACCTACAGTATTGATCTGATCTCGGGAATTCCCGGCCAGACAGCAGCAGACATTACGCTGGATCTGCAGCAGCTGCAGCGCTGGCAGCCCGACCATGTATCACACTACACCCTGACGGTTGAGCCGCAGACCCCGCTGCACCAGATGATTGAGCGCGGTGACCTGAAACTGCCGGAGCAGGACAGCTTGTGGGAGCAGCTGCATCTTGGCCTGCAGCAGTCCGGCTACGAGCACTACGAGATATCCAACTACGCACGCGACAAGAGGTACTCGCGTCACAATATCGCCTACTGGCAGATGCGCCCGTATATCGGCCTGGGGCCGGGGGCAGTGGGGACCATTCCCCTGACTGACCACGACGGGATCGGGTTTCCTGGGCGACTGACCAACCCCGATCTGTTTCATTATAGCGCCCCTTCCTGTCCTTCCTGGCGGCACGAGATAGAGCCACTGAATCCTGCCGATATGTTCACTGATTACTGTATTACCGGCCTGCGTACGATCTGGGGGATATCCCGCCGGGATCTCATAGCATCGTTTGGCTCCGGGGTACTGGAGATTCTTCAGGAGTTCATGCACGGGCAGGAGGATTTGTTCGAGTCGGATGACCAGGATGCTATCCGCTGCACTGCCCGGGGACGGCTGCTGCTGAACCAAGTTATTCGTCATGGCCTCGGCAATATAGCGGCCTCACCGCACCGCAGTCTGCCCGACAGGATACACTGGCCACCGGTGCAGACTGCTGCCGGTTAG
- a CDS encoding diphosphate--fructose-6-phosphate 1-phosphotransferase has translation MKTLQLSPLQKARYEYQPKLPKALQSDLASISVEFGAATEAIADQARLKELFAKTYGKPIASFTSGSNDVSSKLLRVGVILSGGQAPGGHNVIAGIYDGLKKGNPESVLIGFKGGPSGLLEKDYVEITDSFMDEYRNTGGFDMIGSGRTKISTDQQFADSLRVAKELQLNAVVVIGGDDSNTNAALLAEYFIQEGTNIQVIGVPKTIDGDLKNEYIETSFGFDTAVKTYAELIGNIGRDANSAKKYWHFIKLMGRSASHIALECALQTRPNICLISEEIAEKKQTLEQIVNSIADTVVTRSSNGENFGLVLIPEGLIEFIPEMNELIAQLNDLLAKEAAEYEKLSSFEDQTAWVISKLSAASGAVFKELPADIQKQLLMDRDPHGNVQVSRIETEKLLIGMVEKRLVELQKAGSYSGKFSALNHFFGYEGRCAFPSNFDADYCYSLGYTAFLLIAQGLTGYLSSVRNLDKPAAEWQAGGIPLTMMMNMEQRHGSAKPVIRKALVELDGKPFQEFVKHRQIWATQTSYVFPGAIQYYGPAEVCDQPTITLGLERS, from the coding sequence ATGAAAACACTACAATTATCTCCGTTACAGAAGGCACGATACGAGTACCAGCCAAAGCTCCCCAAGGCGCTCCAGAGCGATCTGGCAAGTATCTCGGTCGAGTTCGGTGCTGCTACCGAAGCCATTGCCGACCAGGCCAGGCTGAAGGAGCTGTTCGCCAAAACATACGGCAAGCCGATAGCGTCTTTCACCAGTGGTTCCAATGATGTCAGCAGCAAGCTGCTGCGTGTCGGGGTGATTCTGTCTGGCGGCCAGGCACCTGGCGGGCACAATGTTATTGCCGGTATCTACGATGGTCTGAAAAAGGGCAATCCTGAATCGGTACTGATCGGCTTCAAGGGTGGTCCATCCGGTCTGCTGGAGAAGGATTACGTCGAGATCACCGACAGCTTCATGGATGAGTACCGCAACACCGGCGGTTTCGACATGATCGGCAGCGGTCGCACCAAGATTTCTACCGACCAGCAGTTTGCTGATTCCCTGCGGGTGGCCAAAGAACTGCAGCTGAATGCCGTGGTTGTAATCGGCGGTGACGACTCCAACACCAATGCCGCCCTGCTGGCCGAATACTTCATCCAGGAAGGGACCAACATTCAGGTGATCGGCGTGCCGAAGACCATTGACGGCGACCTGAAGAACGAGTACATCGAGACCTCGTTCGGGTTTGATACCGCGGTTAAAACCTATGCCGAGCTTATCGGGAACATCGGTCGCGATGCCAACAGCGCAAAAAAATACTGGCATTTCATCAAGCTGATGGGTCGTTCGGCCAGTCATATCGCACTTGAATGCGCGCTGCAAACCCGTCCGAACATCTGCCTGATTTCCGAAGAGATCGCAGAAAAGAAGCAGACCCTGGAGCAGATTGTAAACTCGATCGCCGACACCGTGGTTACCAGGAGCAGCAATGGCGAGAACTTCGGACTGGTGCTGATCCCCGAGGGGCTGATCGAGTTCATCCCCGAGATGAACGAACTGATCGCTCAGTTGAACGATCTGCTGGCCAAGGAGGCTGCCGAGTACGAAAAACTTTCGAGCTTCGAGGATCAGACCGCCTGGGTAATCAGCAAGCTGAGTGCGGCCTCGGGTGCCGTGTTCAAGGAACTGCCGGCCGACATCCAGAAGCAGCTGCTGATGGATCGTGATCCTCATGGCAACGTACAGGTATCCCGCATCGAAACCGAGAAGCTGCTGATTGGTATGGTAGAGAAGCGTCTGGTCGAACTTCAGAAGGCCGGCAGCTACAGCGGCAAGTTTTCGGCATTGAATCACTTTTTCGGCTACGAGGGGCGCTGCGCCTTTCCGTCCAACTTTGATGCTGATTACTGCTACAGCCTTGGCTATACTGCCTTTCTGCTGATTGCACAGGGGCTGACCGGCTACCTCAGCTCGGTTCGCAACCTGGACAAGCCGGCTGCTGAGTGGCAGGCAGGTGGTATCCCTCTTACCATGATGATGAACATGGAGCAGCGTCACGGCTCAGCCAAGCCGGTTATTCGCAAGGCGCTGGTGGAGCTTGACGGCAAGCCCTTCCAGGAGTTTGTGAAGCATCGCCAGATCTGGGCAACCCAGACAAGCTACGTATTTCCCGGGGCGATCCAGTACTATGGGCCGGCAGAGGTCTGCGATCAGCCTACCATCACCCTGGGGCTGGAACGCTCCTGA